In Passer domesticus isolate bPasDom1 chromosome 32, bPasDom1.hap1, whole genome shotgun sequence, the following are encoded in one genomic region:
- the UBAP2L gene encoding ubiquitin-associated protein 2-like isoform X3 translates to MMTSVGTTRARGSWEQTQTQSQTQHKQRPQATAEQIRLAQMISDHNDADFEEKVKQLIDITGKNQDECVIALHDCNGDVNRAINVLLEGNPDTHSWEMVGKKKGVSGQKESGQTEPSEESKENRDRERDFSRRRGGLPRRGRGATRGREFRGQENGLDGGKSGGSSGRGTERGRRGRGRGRGGSGRRGGRFSAQGMGTFNPADYAEPASTDENYGNSNNTWNNTGSFEPDDGTRLDFIGGEGSNYPRKFDTAPGAWRAATEEWGTEDWNEDLSETKIFTASNVSSVPLPAENVTITAGQRIDLAVLLGKTPSSMENESTNLESSQTPSLAQPLVFSNSKQSALSQPASGNSFSHHSMVSMLGKGFGDVGEAKGSSTTGSQFLEQFKTAQALAQLAAQHTQPAGSTTAASWDMASTTQTSSLVQYDLKNPTDSSVHSPFTKRQGFTSTSTMIEVFMQEKQPVVTASTTTPAPPSSPLPSKTNPVPQMSPGSSDNQSSSPQPAQQKLKQQKKKASLTSKIPALAVEMPGSSDISGLNLQFGALQFGSEPVLAEYESTPTTSAAVSQSQSSLYTSSASESSSTISSNQSQESGYQSGTIQTATFTSQNSAQGPLYEQRSTQTRRYPNSISSSPQKDLTQAKNGFSSVQPTPLQTTQAVEGATGPAVKSDSPSAPSIAPLNDGVSASSLLTTASQHSTALSSLSHSEELPSTTTAQLSSALPTQQNSLSSSTSSGRTSTSTLLHTSVESEASLHSSASTFSTSSSTVSAAPPVVSVSSSLSSVSSLGLSLSSNSTVTASTRSSVATTSGKAPPNLPPGVPPLLPNPYIMAPGLLHAYPPQVYGYDDLQMLQTRFPLDYYSIPFPTPTTPLTGRDGSLSSNPYSGDLTKFGRGDASSPAPATTLAQPQQSQTQTHHTTQQTFLNPALPPGYSYTSLPYYTGVPGLPSTFQYGPAVFPVAPTSSKQHGVNVSVNASATPFQQPSGYGSHGYSTGVSVTSSNTGVPDISGSVYSKTQQSFEKQGFHTGTPAASFNLPSALGSGGPINPATAAAYPPTPFMHILTPHQQPHSQILHHHLQQDGQSGSGQRSQGSSIPQKSQANKSAYNSYSWGAN, encoded by the exons CTGATTGACATCACAGGCAAGAACCAGGATGAGTGTGTGATTGCTCTGCATGACTGCAATGGGGATGTCAACAGAGCCATCAATGTGCTGCTGGAGGGCAATCCTGACACG cattcctgggaaatggttGGGAAGAAGAAAGGTGTCTCGGGACAGAAGGAGAGTGGACAGACGGAACCCAGTGAAGAAAGCAAAGAGAACCGGGATCGGGAGCGGGATTTCAGCAGACGACGTGGCGGGCTGCCGAGGCGAGGCCGAGGTGCCACCCGTGGAAGAGAGT TTCGGGGCCAGGAGAATGGGCTAGATGGTGGCAAGAGTGGAGGATCTTCTGGAAGAGGCACGGAAAGAGGGAGGCGGGGACGCGGCCGAGGCCGAG GTGGCTCTGGACGGCGAGGGGGAAGATTTTCTGCCCAAGGCATGGG AACTTTCAACCCAGCTGACTATGCCGAGCCAGCCAGCACGGATGAGAACTACGGGAATAGCAACAACACGTGGAACAACACTGGGAGCTTTGAGCCGGACGATGGCACAA gaCTTGATTTCATtgggggtgaggggtcaaaTTATCCCCGAAAATTTGACACTGCTCCTG GTGCATGGAGGGCAGCGACAGAAGAATGGGGCACGGAGGACTGGAATGAAGAT CTGTCAGAAACAAAGATCTTCACAGCCTCCAATGTGTCTTCAGTGCCTCTGCCTGCTGAGAATGTGACAATCACAGCTGGACAAAG AATTGATCTCGCAGTCCTGCTAGGAAAGACACCCTCTTCTATGGAGAATGAGTCAACAAACCTGGAGTCATCCCAGACTCCTTCCCTGGCGCAGCCACTGGTGTTCAGCAATTCTAAACAGAGTGCTCTATCCCAGCCTGCCTCTGGAAACTCCTTCTCTCACCACAGCATG GTGAGCATGCTGGGGAAAGGGTTTGGAGATGTCGGGGAGGCCAAAGGCAGCAGTACCACAGGGTCACAGTTCCTGGAGCAGTTCAAGACAGCCCAGGcactggctcagctggcagctcaGCACACCCAGCCTGCTGGGAGCACCACTGCAGCTTCCTGGGACATGGCATCCACCACACAGACCTCGTCTCTGGTGCAGTACG ATCTCAAGAACCCAACAGACTCTTCTGTGCATAGTCCCTTCACCAAGCGTCAGGGCTTCACATCAACTTCAACCATGATAGAAGTGTTCATGCAGGAGAAGCAGCCTGTGGTGACTGCCTCCACAACCACGCCGGCACCTCCATCCTCACCACTGCCCAGCAAAACCAATCCAGTCCCCCAGATGTCTCCAGGGTCCTCGGACAACCAGTCCTCAagtccccagccagcccagcagaagctcaagcagcaaaagaaaaaagcatcGTTAACATCAAAG ATTCCTGCACTGGCGGTGGAAATGCCTGGCTCCTCAGATATCTCAGGGCTAAACCTGCAGTTTGGGGCGTTGCAGTTTGGTTCAGAGCCTGTTCTTGCTGAGTATGAATCGACGCCCACGACCAGCGCCGCCGTTAGCCAGTCTCAGAGCAGCCTCTACACCAGCTCGGCCAG tGAATCTTCATCCACAATTTCGTCCAATCAAAGCCAGGAGTCTGGTTACCAGAGTGGCACAATACAGACAGCAACATTTACCTCCCAGAACAGTGCTCAGGGACCACTGTACGAACAGAGATCCACCCAGACGAGGCGATACCCAAATTCTATCTCCTCTTCACCCCAGAAAGATCTGACCCAGGCTAAG aATGGTTTCAGTTCTGTACAACCCACGCCATTACAAACCACACAGGCTGTTGAAG GTGCTACGGGCCCTGCAGTGAAATCTGActccccctctgctcccagtATTGCCCCTCTCAACGATGGGGTGTCTGCATCCTCCTTGCTGACAACAGCCAGCCAACACTcaacagctctgagcagcctgagccACAGCGAGGAGCTCCCCAGTACAACcactgcccagctcagcag TGCATTACCCACCCAGCAGAACAGTCTGTCCTCATCCACATCCTCTGGGCGAACATCAACTTCAACTCTTCTG CACACAAGTGTGGAGAGTGAAGCAAGCCTCCATTCTTCTGCTAGTACTTTCTCCACCTCCTCCAGCACGGTGTCAGCTGCCCCACCAGTTGTCAGCGTTTCCTCCAGCCTCAGCAGTGTCAGCAGCCTGGGCCTCAGCCTCAGCAGCAACTCCACGGTGACAGCCTCGACTCGCAGCTCTGTTGCAACCACATCAG gaaaagccCCTCCCAATCTCCCTCCTGGAGTCCCACCGTTGTTGCCTAATCCATACATCATGGCTCCAGGGTTGCTACATGCCTATCCG CCACAGGTGTATGGATATGATGACTTGCAGATGCTCCAGACGAGATTCCCGTTG GATTACTACAGCATCCCATTCCCTACACCCACCACACCACTGACTGGAAGAGATGGCAGCCTGAGCAGCAATCCATACTCTG GTGACTTAACAAAATTTGGCCGTGGTGATgcctcttcccctgctcctgcaACAACTCTGgcgcagccccagcagagccagacCCAGACTCACCACACCACGCAGCAGACGTTCCTGAACCCGGCGCTGCCTCCTGGCTACAGTTACACCAGTCTGCCATACTACACAGGGGTACCAGGGctccccagcaccttccagtacgGGCCCGCCGTGTTCCCT GTTGCTCCTACCTCTTCCAAGCAGCATGGTGTGAATGTCAGCGTCAATGCATCAGCAACACCTTTCCAGCAGCCCAGTGGATATGGCTCTCATGGGTACAGCACTG GTGTATCCGTGACATCCAGTAATACAGGCGTGCCAGACATCTCGGGCTCTGTCTACTCCAAAACTCAG CAATCCTTCGAGAAGCAGGGATTTCACACTGGAACCCCAGCAGCCTCCTTCAACCTGCCTTCGGCGCTGGGCAGCGGCGGCCCCATCAACCCCGCGACAGCCGCGGCGtacccccccacccccttcaTGCACATCCTGACCCCGCATCAGCAGCCTCACTCGCAGATCCTCCACCACCACCTGCAGCAGGATGGGCAG AGCGGCTCCGGGCAGCGCAGCCaaggcagctccatcccccagaAATCCCAGGCCAACAAGTCCGCCTACAACAGCTACAGCTGGGGCGCCAACTGA
- the UBAP2L gene encoding ubiquitin-associated protein 2-like isoform X4, with product MMTSVGTTRARGSWEQTQTQSQTQHKQRPQATAEQIRLAQMISDHNDADFEEKVKQLIDITGKNQDECVIALHDCNGDVNRAINVLLEGNPDTHSWEMVGKKKGVSGQKESGQTEPSEESKENRDRERDFSRRRGGLPRRGRGATRGREFRGQENGLDGGKSGGSSGRGTERGRRGRGRGRGGSGRRGGRFSAQGMGTFNPADYAEPASTDENYGNSNNTWNNTGSFEPDDGTSAWRAATEEWGTEDWNEDLSETKIFTASNVSSVPLPAENVTITAGQRIDLAVLLGKTPSSMENESTNLESSQTPSLAQPLVFSNSKQSALSQPASGNSFSHHSMVSMLGKGFGDVGEAKGSSTTGSQFLEQFKTAQALAQLAAQHTQPAGSTTAASWDMASTTQTSSLVQYDLKNPTDSSVHSPFTKRQGFTSTSTMIEVFMQEKQPVVTASTTTPAPPSSPLPSKTNPVPQMSPGSSDNQSSSPQPAQQKLKQQKKKASLTSKIPALAVEMPGSSDISGLNLQFGALQFGSEPVLAEYESTPTTSAAVSQSQSSLYTSSASESSSTISSNQSQESGYQSGTIQTATFTSQNSAQGPLYEQRSTQTRRYPNSISSSPQKDLTQAKNGFSSVQPTPLQTTQAVEGATGPAVKSDSPSAPSIAPLNDGVSASSLLTTASQHSTALSSLSHSEELPSTTTAQLSSALPTQQNSLSSSTSSGRTSTSTLLHTSVESEASLHSSASTFSTSSSTVSAAPPVVSVSSSLSSVSSLGLSLSSNSTVTASTRSSVATTSGKAPPNLPPGVPPLLPNPYIMAPGLLHAYPPQVYGYDDLQMLQTRFPLDYYSIPFPTPTTPLTGRDGSLSSNPYSGDLTKFGRGDASSPAPATTLAQPQQSQTQTHHTTQQTFLNPALPPGYSYTSLPYYTGVPGLPSTFQYGPAVFPVAPTSSKQHGVNVSVNASATPFQQPSGYGSHGYSTGVSVTSSNTGVPDISGSVYSKTQQSFEKQGFHTGTPAASFNLPSALGSGGPINPATAAAYPPTPFMHILTPHQQPHSQILHHHLQQDGQSGSGQRSQGSSIPQKSQANKSAYNSYSWGAN from the exons CTGATTGACATCACAGGCAAGAACCAGGATGAGTGTGTGATTGCTCTGCATGACTGCAATGGGGATGTCAACAGAGCCATCAATGTGCTGCTGGAGGGCAATCCTGACACG cattcctgggaaatggttGGGAAGAAGAAAGGTGTCTCGGGACAGAAGGAGAGTGGACAGACGGAACCCAGTGAAGAAAGCAAAGAGAACCGGGATCGGGAGCGGGATTTCAGCAGACGACGTGGCGGGCTGCCGAGGCGAGGCCGAGGTGCCACCCGTGGAAGAGAGT TTCGGGGCCAGGAGAATGGGCTAGATGGTGGCAAGAGTGGAGGATCTTCTGGAAGAGGCACGGAAAGAGGGAGGCGGGGACGCGGCCGAGGCCGAG GTGGCTCTGGACGGCGAGGGGGAAGATTTTCTGCCCAAGGCATGGG AACTTTCAACCCAGCTGACTATGCCGAGCCAGCCAGCACGGATGAGAACTACGGGAATAGCAACAACACGTGGAACAACACTGGGAGCTTTGAGCCGGACGATGGCACAA GTGCATGGAGGGCAGCGACAGAAGAATGGGGCACGGAGGACTGGAATGAAGAT CTGTCAGAAACAAAGATCTTCACAGCCTCCAATGTGTCTTCAGTGCCTCTGCCTGCTGAGAATGTGACAATCACAGCTGGACAAAG AATTGATCTCGCAGTCCTGCTAGGAAAGACACCCTCTTCTATGGAGAATGAGTCAACAAACCTGGAGTCATCCCAGACTCCTTCCCTGGCGCAGCCACTGGTGTTCAGCAATTCTAAACAGAGTGCTCTATCCCAGCCTGCCTCTGGAAACTCCTTCTCTCACCACAGCATG GTGAGCATGCTGGGGAAAGGGTTTGGAGATGTCGGGGAGGCCAAAGGCAGCAGTACCACAGGGTCACAGTTCCTGGAGCAGTTCAAGACAGCCCAGGcactggctcagctggcagctcaGCACACCCAGCCTGCTGGGAGCACCACTGCAGCTTCCTGGGACATGGCATCCACCACACAGACCTCGTCTCTGGTGCAGTACG ATCTCAAGAACCCAACAGACTCTTCTGTGCATAGTCCCTTCACCAAGCGTCAGGGCTTCACATCAACTTCAACCATGATAGAAGTGTTCATGCAGGAGAAGCAGCCTGTGGTGACTGCCTCCACAACCACGCCGGCACCTCCATCCTCACCACTGCCCAGCAAAACCAATCCAGTCCCCCAGATGTCTCCAGGGTCCTCGGACAACCAGTCCTCAagtccccagccagcccagcagaagctcaagcagcaaaagaaaaaagcatcGTTAACATCAAAG ATTCCTGCACTGGCGGTGGAAATGCCTGGCTCCTCAGATATCTCAGGGCTAAACCTGCAGTTTGGGGCGTTGCAGTTTGGTTCAGAGCCTGTTCTTGCTGAGTATGAATCGACGCCCACGACCAGCGCCGCCGTTAGCCAGTCTCAGAGCAGCCTCTACACCAGCTCGGCCAG tGAATCTTCATCCACAATTTCGTCCAATCAAAGCCAGGAGTCTGGTTACCAGAGTGGCACAATACAGACAGCAACATTTACCTCCCAGAACAGTGCTCAGGGACCACTGTACGAACAGAGATCCACCCAGACGAGGCGATACCCAAATTCTATCTCCTCTTCACCCCAGAAAGATCTGACCCAGGCTAAG aATGGTTTCAGTTCTGTACAACCCACGCCATTACAAACCACACAGGCTGTTGAAG GTGCTACGGGCCCTGCAGTGAAATCTGActccccctctgctcccagtATTGCCCCTCTCAACGATGGGGTGTCTGCATCCTCCTTGCTGACAACAGCCAGCCAACACTcaacagctctgagcagcctgagccACAGCGAGGAGCTCCCCAGTACAACcactgcccagctcagcag TGCATTACCCACCCAGCAGAACAGTCTGTCCTCATCCACATCCTCTGGGCGAACATCAACTTCAACTCTTCTG CACACAAGTGTGGAGAGTGAAGCAAGCCTCCATTCTTCTGCTAGTACTTTCTCCACCTCCTCCAGCACGGTGTCAGCTGCCCCACCAGTTGTCAGCGTTTCCTCCAGCCTCAGCAGTGTCAGCAGCCTGGGCCTCAGCCTCAGCAGCAACTCCACGGTGACAGCCTCGACTCGCAGCTCTGTTGCAACCACATCAG gaaaagccCCTCCCAATCTCCCTCCTGGAGTCCCACCGTTGTTGCCTAATCCATACATCATGGCTCCAGGGTTGCTACATGCCTATCCG CCACAGGTGTATGGATATGATGACTTGCAGATGCTCCAGACGAGATTCCCGTTG GATTACTACAGCATCCCATTCCCTACACCCACCACACCACTGACTGGAAGAGATGGCAGCCTGAGCAGCAATCCATACTCTG GTGACTTAACAAAATTTGGCCGTGGTGATgcctcttcccctgctcctgcaACAACTCTGgcgcagccccagcagagccagacCCAGACTCACCACACCACGCAGCAGACGTTCCTGAACCCGGCGCTGCCTCCTGGCTACAGTTACACCAGTCTGCCATACTACACAGGGGTACCAGGGctccccagcaccttccagtacgGGCCCGCCGTGTTCCCT GTTGCTCCTACCTCTTCCAAGCAGCATGGTGTGAATGTCAGCGTCAATGCATCAGCAACACCTTTCCAGCAGCCCAGTGGATATGGCTCTCATGGGTACAGCACTG GTGTATCCGTGACATCCAGTAATACAGGCGTGCCAGACATCTCGGGCTCTGTCTACTCCAAAACTCAG CAATCCTTCGAGAAGCAGGGATTTCACACTGGAACCCCAGCAGCCTCCTTCAACCTGCCTTCGGCGCTGGGCAGCGGCGGCCCCATCAACCCCGCGACAGCCGCGGCGtacccccccacccccttcaTGCACATCCTGACCCCGCATCAGCAGCCTCACTCGCAGATCCTCCACCACCACCTGCAGCAGGATGGGCAG AGCGGCTCCGGGCAGCGCAGCCaaggcagctccatcccccagaAATCCCAGGCCAACAAGTCCGCCTACAACAGCTACAGCTGGGGCGCCAACTGA
- the UBAP2L gene encoding ubiquitin-associated protein 2-like isoform X2 encodes MMTSVGTTRARGSWEQTQTQSQTQHKQRPQATAEQIRLAQMISDHNDADFEEKVKQLIDITGKNQDECVIALHDCNGDVNRAINVLLEGNPDTHSWEMVGKKKGVSGQKESGQTEPSEESKENRDRERDFSRRRGGLPRRGRGATRGREFRGQENGLDGGKSGGSSGRGTERGRRGRGRGRGGSGRRGGRFSAQGMGTFNPADYAEPASTDENYGNSNNTWNNTGSFEPDDGTRLDFIGGEGSNYPRKFDTAPGTIHPGAWRAATEEWGTEDWNEDLSETKIFTASNVSSVPLPAENVTITAGQRIDLAVLLGKTPSSMENESTNLESSQTPSLAQPLVFSNSKQSALSQPASGNSFSHHSMVSMLGKGFGDVGEAKGSSTTGSQFLEQFKTAQALAQLAAQHTQPAGSTTAASWDMASTTQTSSLVQYDLKNPTDSSVHSPFTKRQGFTSTSTMIEVFMQEKQPVVTASTTTPAPPSSPLPSKTNPVPQMSPGSSDNQSSSPQPAQQKLKQQKKKASLTSKIPALAVEMPGSSDISGLNLQFGALQFGSEPVLAEYESTPTTSAAVSQSQSSLYTSSASESSSTISSNQSQESGYQSGTIQTATFTSQNSAQGPLYEQRSTQTRRYPNSISSSPQKDLTQAKNGFSSVQPTPLQTTQAVEGATGPAVKSDSPSAPSIAPLNDGVSASSLLTTASQHSTALSSLSHSEELPSTTTAQLSSALPTQQNSLSSSTSSGRTSTSTLLHTSVESEASLHSSASTFSTSSSTVSAAPPVVSVSSSLSSVSSLGLSLSSNSTVTASTRSSVATTSGKAPPNLPPGVPPLLPNPYIMAPGLLHAYPVYGYDDLQMLQTRFPLDYYSIPFPTPTTPLTGRDGSLSSNPYSGDLTKFGRGDASSPAPATTLAQPQQSQTQTHHTTQQTFLNPALPPGYSYTSLPYYTGVPGLPSTFQYGPAVFPVAPTSSKQHGVNVSVNASATPFQQPSGYGSHGYSTGVSVTSSNTGVPDISGSVYSKTQQSFEKQGFHTGTPAASFNLPSALGSGGPINPATAAAYPPTPFMHILTPHQQPHSQILHHHLQQDGQSGSGQRSQGSSIPQKSQANKSAYNSYSWGAN; translated from the exons CTGATTGACATCACAGGCAAGAACCAGGATGAGTGTGTGATTGCTCTGCATGACTGCAATGGGGATGTCAACAGAGCCATCAATGTGCTGCTGGAGGGCAATCCTGACACG cattcctgggaaatggttGGGAAGAAGAAAGGTGTCTCGGGACAGAAGGAGAGTGGACAGACGGAACCCAGTGAAGAAAGCAAAGAGAACCGGGATCGGGAGCGGGATTTCAGCAGACGACGTGGCGGGCTGCCGAGGCGAGGCCGAGGTGCCACCCGTGGAAGAGAGT TTCGGGGCCAGGAGAATGGGCTAGATGGTGGCAAGAGTGGAGGATCTTCTGGAAGAGGCACGGAAAGAGGGAGGCGGGGACGCGGCCGAGGCCGAG GTGGCTCTGGACGGCGAGGGGGAAGATTTTCTGCCCAAGGCATGGG AACTTTCAACCCAGCTGACTATGCCGAGCCAGCCAGCACGGATGAGAACTACGGGAATAGCAACAACACGTGGAACAACACTGGGAGCTTTGAGCCGGACGATGGCACAA gaCTTGATTTCATtgggggtgaggggtcaaaTTATCCCCGAAAATTTGACACTGCTCCTGGTACGATACATCCAG GTGCATGGAGGGCAGCGACAGAAGAATGGGGCACGGAGGACTGGAATGAAGAT CTGTCAGAAACAAAGATCTTCACAGCCTCCAATGTGTCTTCAGTGCCTCTGCCTGCTGAGAATGTGACAATCACAGCTGGACAAAG AATTGATCTCGCAGTCCTGCTAGGAAAGACACCCTCTTCTATGGAGAATGAGTCAACAAACCTGGAGTCATCCCAGACTCCTTCCCTGGCGCAGCCACTGGTGTTCAGCAATTCTAAACAGAGTGCTCTATCCCAGCCTGCCTCTGGAAACTCCTTCTCTCACCACAGCATG GTGAGCATGCTGGGGAAAGGGTTTGGAGATGTCGGGGAGGCCAAAGGCAGCAGTACCACAGGGTCACAGTTCCTGGAGCAGTTCAAGACAGCCCAGGcactggctcagctggcagctcaGCACACCCAGCCTGCTGGGAGCACCACTGCAGCTTCCTGGGACATGGCATCCACCACACAGACCTCGTCTCTGGTGCAGTACG ATCTCAAGAACCCAACAGACTCTTCTGTGCATAGTCCCTTCACCAAGCGTCAGGGCTTCACATCAACTTCAACCATGATAGAAGTGTTCATGCAGGAGAAGCAGCCTGTGGTGACTGCCTCCACAACCACGCCGGCACCTCCATCCTCACCACTGCCCAGCAAAACCAATCCAGTCCCCCAGATGTCTCCAGGGTCCTCGGACAACCAGTCCTCAagtccccagccagcccagcagaagctcaagcagcaaaagaaaaaagcatcGTTAACATCAAAG ATTCCTGCACTGGCGGTGGAAATGCCTGGCTCCTCAGATATCTCAGGGCTAAACCTGCAGTTTGGGGCGTTGCAGTTTGGTTCAGAGCCTGTTCTTGCTGAGTATGAATCGACGCCCACGACCAGCGCCGCCGTTAGCCAGTCTCAGAGCAGCCTCTACACCAGCTCGGCCAG tGAATCTTCATCCACAATTTCGTCCAATCAAAGCCAGGAGTCTGGTTACCAGAGTGGCACAATACAGACAGCAACATTTACCTCCCAGAACAGTGCTCAGGGACCACTGTACGAACAGAGATCCACCCAGACGAGGCGATACCCAAATTCTATCTCCTCTTCACCCCAGAAAGATCTGACCCAGGCTAAG aATGGTTTCAGTTCTGTACAACCCACGCCATTACAAACCACACAGGCTGTTGAAG GTGCTACGGGCCCTGCAGTGAAATCTGActccccctctgctcccagtATTGCCCCTCTCAACGATGGGGTGTCTGCATCCTCCTTGCTGACAACAGCCAGCCAACACTcaacagctctgagcagcctgagccACAGCGAGGAGCTCCCCAGTACAACcactgcccagctcagcag TGCATTACCCACCCAGCAGAACAGTCTGTCCTCATCCACATCCTCTGGGCGAACATCAACTTCAACTCTTCTG CACACAAGTGTGGAGAGTGAAGCAAGCCTCCATTCTTCTGCTAGTACTTTCTCCACCTCCTCCAGCACGGTGTCAGCTGCCCCACCAGTTGTCAGCGTTTCCTCCAGCCTCAGCAGTGTCAGCAGCCTGGGCCTCAGCCTCAGCAGCAACTCCACGGTGACAGCCTCGACTCGCAGCTCTGTTGCAACCACATCAG gaaaagccCCTCCCAATCTCCCTCCTGGAGTCCCACCGTTGTTGCCTAATCCATACATCATGGCTCCAGGGTTGCTACATGCCTATCCG GTGTATGGATATGATGACTTGCAGATGCTCCAGACGAGATTCCCGTTG GATTACTACAGCATCCCATTCCCTACACCCACCACACCACTGACTGGAAGAGATGGCAGCCTGAGCAGCAATCCATACTCTG GTGACTTAACAAAATTTGGCCGTGGTGATgcctcttcccctgctcctgcaACAACTCTGgcgcagccccagcagagccagacCCAGACTCACCACACCACGCAGCAGACGTTCCTGAACCCGGCGCTGCCTCCTGGCTACAGTTACACCAGTCTGCCATACTACACAGGGGTACCAGGGctccccagcaccttccagtacgGGCCCGCCGTGTTCCCT GTTGCTCCTACCTCTTCCAAGCAGCATGGTGTGAATGTCAGCGTCAATGCATCAGCAACACCTTTCCAGCAGCCCAGTGGATATGGCTCTCATGGGTACAGCACTG GTGTATCCGTGACATCCAGTAATACAGGCGTGCCAGACATCTCGGGCTCTGTCTACTCCAAAACTCAG CAATCCTTCGAGAAGCAGGGATTTCACACTGGAACCCCAGCAGCCTCCTTCAACCTGCCTTCGGCGCTGGGCAGCGGCGGCCCCATCAACCCCGCGACAGCCGCGGCGtacccccccacccccttcaTGCACATCCTGACCCCGCATCAGCAGCCTCACTCGCAGATCCTCCACCACCACCTGCAGCAGGATGGGCAG AGCGGCTCCGGGCAGCGCAGCCaaggcagctccatcccccagaAATCCCAGGCCAACAAGTCCGCCTACAACAGCTACAGCTGGGGCGCCAACTGA